A genomic stretch from Caloenas nicobarica isolate bCalNic1 chromosome 3, bCalNic1.hap1, whole genome shotgun sequence includes:
- the LOC135986958 gene encoding basic proline-rich protein-like, which yields MGAACGGSGAASGGAGGGGAEPLPPARPPPPGPIVLPKVLSRQLRAAPPPPRPAPPPPPPPRPARPLPGPAPAHGAARRCGGAGRPARCVRAAGPPGPALRRPGPAPPPRPVFTAPRARPGHAHRAGQPRDTGRDSGPCSPALRGHRRRTAPTAPSDRPPHSPDGSERPSPAQPRRLRATAPRTAPTAPRDRPPHSPDGSERPYRADVDANTGISSHTQRSRREFYRGNENKPWQNPEERASRARRDLGEQPAVLGDISSPSEGVPLSAQAGAPLPCQRH from the exons ATGGGGGCTGCCTGCGGGGGGAGCGGCGCGGCGtcaggcggggcggggggcggcggagcggagccgctgccgccggcccggccccccccgcccggccccatTGTTCTGCCGAAAGTGCTGAGCCGGCAGctccgcgccgcgccgccccccccccggcccgcgccgccgccgccgcccccgccccggcccgcccgcccgctccccggcccggcccccgctcACGGTGCTGCCCGCCGgtgcggcggagcggggcgccCGGCGCGGTGTGTgcgagcggcggggccgcccggtCCTGCCCTGCGCCGCCCGGGCCctgcgccgccgccccgccccgtgTTTACAGcgccccgggcccgccccggGCACGCCCACCGGGCGGGACAACCGAGGGACACCGGGCGGGACAGCGGTCCGtgttccccagccctgcgcGGGCACCGGCGCCGCACAGCCCCGACGGCGCCGAGCGACCGTCCCCCGCACAGCCCCGACGGCTCCGAGCGACCGTCCCCCGCACAGCCCCGACGGCTCCGAGCGACCGCCCCCCGCACAGCCCCGACGGCACCAAGAGACCGTCCCCCGCACAGCCCCGACGGCTCCGAGCGACC CTACCGTGCAGATGTCGATGCCAACACCGGCATCAGCTCCCACACCCAGCGCTCGC GGAGGGAATTTTATCgaggaaatgaaaataagccCTGGCAAAACCCCGAGGAGAGAGCGAGCCGTGCCCGACGAGATCTGGGCGAGCAGCCCGCGGTGCTCGGGGACATCTCGTCCCCCAGCGAGGGTGTGCCGTTATCAGCCCAGGCCGGggctcccctgccctgccagcgCCACTGA
- the BCL2L11 gene encoding bcl-2-like protein 11 — translation MAKQPPEVKAQRPGERLPAAEGPGPAAQLRPGAPAALPGSAAPGPPPRGPPASPGPFATRSPLFIFVRRSPLLSRSSSGYFSFDAAERSPGPLSCDKATQTPSPPCQALSHCLSAMASRWPSPSLAEDLQPEIWIAQELRRIGDEFNASYCPRRGFLDPQVVILRLLRYVVRLMWRMQ, via the exons ATGGCCAAGCAGCCCCCCGAGGTGAAGGCTCAGCGGCCCGGCGAGCGGCTGCCGGCGGCGgaggggccgggcccggccgcgcAGCTGCGCCCCGGAGCTCCCGCCGCCCTGCCCGGCTCCGCCGCGCCGGGGCCTCCGCCGCGGggcccccccgccagccccggcccgTTCGCCACCCGCTCGCCGCTCTTCATCTTCGTGCGGAGGTCGCCGCTGCTGTCGCGCTCCTCCAGCGGGTACTTCTCCTTCGACGCCGCCGAGCGCAGCCCCGGGCCCCTGAGCTGCGACAAAGCCACGCAGACCCCCAGCCCGCCCTGCCAGGCCCTCAGCCACTGCCTCAGCGCCATGG CTTCCCGGTGGCCGTCCCCCTCGCTCGCAGAAGATCTACAGCCCGAGATCTGGATCGCTCAGGAGCTGCGGCGCATCGGCGACGAGTTCAATGCCTCCTATTGTCCCAGACGG GGCTTCTTGGACCCCCAGGTCGTCATTCTGCGCCTCCTGCGTTACGTCGTGCGGCTGATGTGGCGGATGCAGTGA
- the BUB1 gene encoding mitotic checkpoint serine/threonine-protein kinase BUB1, translating into MGRRCACAANLNRRRLGRPGMELEGTVRSYEAQIQNYQGPDPLDPWDRYVRWVEGCLPPEEKQIRLPGLLEQLVKVFLSDQRYHQDPRLVNCCVKLAEFIAPPGRYFSYLYDQGIGAKTSHLYVAWAQHLVNEGNVQAAGAVLQKGLHNQAQPREKLEQLYCWLQNAGPRNPPLQDAAVTKPLQTSHAANQMAPQKDVSNLNDPVCASKNQGLDCAGTQSCSGGKEEVLYVTYISKSEVLPKPSSTVVECEQVAMYDKNLLVCEGSELSFEELRAKRYFKKYERLKRWREWEEEERESTRKKESALLELQTLQQKLDQLTKSLEETGLKPATVASAEPKKTAAHPHTTPGAALQQSWMAPCRSSDVQNARALVPDVPRSDASSSTALTLPPGRRAGQQLRSASLREQPCEPGAAKTQPEPGELQNSVLHPPFNVSAWELAHAGSALSWSAGEQHPNKRSAGLTASADVKEASHAGNSSFASGHTSQATPNTSLGGATQTAPFKVQPSPTVHTKEALGFLMDMFQIPILPESSPLEESEEQFEAFCRKNPDGSLETNVVAPVVPAFSIFEDENEKENGGIPQHKNKAEEPRTIGERPWPDCTASTEVETGAPDFWRDDYTVWNARSNETLAPSTTNTRDFARAAQLASTPLNYLAAHSRQALEDKACGDDLPQMDLEFSEELHKQTKTKKLRPALEHITEQGNGIQGIATAASQRLHEQTATSRTEYSSSVGADKTSQEKLPGADAPAVLVENPWDKDLICKFLSELPKPLHTSANYFEWKSPLPPIRPKAELPLGSGSFHVDCLLGEGAFAQVYQASLLDASNPRNNQKVIFKVQKPANPWEFYIATQLVERLSPSTRHLYIHFYSAHFFQNGSILVGELYNYGTLLNAINIYKKLPEKVMPQALVIYFAVKILYMVEELHSCKIIHGDIKPDNFILGERFLDNDTCDIDGLSHGLTLIDLGQSIDMKLFPEGTAFTAKCETSGFQCIEMLTQKPWNYQTDYFGMAATVYCMLFGTYMQVKNDNGVWKPEGTFRRLANAELWKEFFESLLNIPSCHSLPSLGALRKKLKDLFCKSYAKEVKFLRNRLVVLLIENKHSRK; encoded by the exons ATGGGAAGGCGGTGCGCATGCGCGGCCAATTTGAATCGGCGGCGGTTGGGGCGGCCGGGGATGGAGCTGGAGGGGACCGTGCG GAGCTACGAGGCGCAGATACAGAACTACCAAGGGCCTGACCCGCTGGACCCGTGGGACAG GTACGTGCGGTGGGTGGAAGGATGTCTGCCCCCTGAGGAGAAGCAAATCCGCCTGCCCggcctcctggagcagctggtgaAGGTGTTCCTGAGCGACCAGAGGTACCACCAAGATCCCAGATTAGTGAACTGCTGCGTTAAGCTG GCGGAGTTCATTGCTCCTCCTGGCCGGTATTTCAGCTACCTGTATGACCAGGGAATTGGTGCAAAGACATCACACCTCTATGTCGCTTGGGCGCAGCATCTTGTCAACGAAGGCAACGtgcaggctgcaggagctgtCCTGCAGAAAGGGCTTCACAACCAGGCGCAGCCACGAGAGAAGCTGGAGCAGCTGTACTG CTGGCTGCAGAATGCTGGTCCACGGAATCCTCCTTTGCAAG ATGCTGCTGTTACCAAACCACTTCAAACTTCGCATGCTGCTAATCAAATGGCTCCTCAAAAAGATGTTTCCAATCTTAATGACCCGGTGTGTGCTTCTAAAAATCAG GGTCTTGATTGTGCTGGTACTCAGTCCTGCTCTGGTGGAAAAGAAGAAGT GCTGTATGTCACGTACATCTCCAAATCTGAAGTTCTTCCTAAGCCGTCGTCGACTGTTGTCGAATGCGAGCAGGTTGCGATGTACGATAAAAACCTGCTTGTGTGCGAAGGCTCTGAACTGTCGTTTGAGGAGCTGAGAGCCAAGAGATACTTCAAGAAATACGAGCGTCTCAAGAGATGGCGAGAATGGG aagaagaagagagagaatccacaaggaaaaaagaatcgGCTCTCTTGGAGCTGCAAACCCTGCAGCAGAAGCTGGACCAGCTCACCAAAAGCTTGGAGGAAACCGGGCTGAAACCAGCAACTGTGGCATCAGCCGAACCAAAGAAGACGGCG GCGCACCCGCACACGACACCTGGCGCAGCgctccagcagagctggatggCGCCTTGTCGAAGCTCGGATGTGCAGAACGCCCGAGCTCTGGTGCCAGACGTTCCTCGATCTGATGCTTCGTCATCCACCGCTCTGACGCTGCCGCCGGGGAGACGCGCTGGCCAGCAGCTGAGATCAGCCTCCCTGCGGGAGCAACCGTGCGAGCCGGGGGCGGCCAAAACGCAGCCCGAGCCCGGGGAACTCCAGAACAGCGTGTTACACCCTCCGTTCAATGTTTCGGCTTGGGAACTCGCACACGCTGGCTCGGCTCTTAGCTGGAGCGCTGGAGAACA GCACCCGAACAAGAGGTCCGCTGGGCTCACTGCTTCTGCCGACGTGAAAGAAG CATCTCACGCTGGAAACTCTTCCTTCGCTTCTGGCCACACTTCGCAAGCCACCCCGAACACCTCGCTGGGCGGAGCGACGCAGACGGCGCCGTTCAAAGTGCAGCCCTCGCCCACGGTTCACACCAAGGAAGCGCTGG gaTTTCTCATGGATATGTTTCAAATACCCATCTTGCCTGAATCATCTCCTCTTGAAGAAAGCGAGGAGCAATTTGAAGCCTTTTGCAGAAAAA atcCTGATGGAAGTCTGGAAACAAATGTCGTTGCCCCTGTCGTGCCTGCATTTTCTATCTTTGAAGACGAGAATGAGAAAGAGAATGGCGg GATCCCGCAGCataaaaacaaggcagaagAGCCCAGAACCATTGGAGAACGTCCCTGGCCTGACTGCACAGCAAGTACAGAA GTAGAAACAGGGGCACCAGACTTCTGGAGGGATGATTATACAGTGTGGAACGCGCGAAGTAATGAAACGTTAGCTCCCAGCACGACCAACACAAGAGACTTTGCACGAGCTGCCCAGCTTGCATCAACACCACTTAATTACCTGGCGGCACATTCGCGACAAGCTTTGGAGGACAAAG CCTGTGGGGATGACTTGCCGCAAATGGATCTGGAGTTTTCTGAAGAGCTGCACAAGCAGACCAAAACGAAGAAGCTACG TCCTGCCCTTGAACACATCACAGAACAAGGAAATGGCATCCAAGGAATTGCTACGGCTGCTTCTCAAAGATTACATGAGCAGACTGCCACGAGCAGAACTGAATATTCCTCGTCTGTCGGAGCGGACAAAACCTCCCAGGAGAAGCTGCCTGGAGCCGACGCACCTGCCG TCCTTGTGGAGAACCCTTGGGATAAGGACTTGATTTGCAAATTCTTGTCAGAGCTTCCTAAACCGCTCCACACCTCCGCCAACTACTTTGAATGGAAATCTCCTCTGCCGCCCATCAGACCGAAGGCGGAACTCCCCCTGG GCTCCGGCTCGTTCCACGTGGACTGcctgctgggagagggagctTTTGCTCAAGTCTATCAGGCTTCCCTTCTGGATGCGAGTAACCCGAGAAACAACCAGAAAGTCATATTCAAG GTCCAGAAGCCTGCCAACCCGTGGGAGTTCTACATTGCAACACAGCTGGTGGAACGGCTCAGTCCCAGCACACGCCACCTCTACATCCACTTTTATTCTGCTCATTTCTTTCAAAACGGGAGCATTTTGGTTGGCGAGCTCTACAACTACGGAACGTTGCTG aaTGCCATAAACATTTACAAAAAGCTTCCTGAGAAGGTGATGCCTCAAGCACTTGTCATCTATTTTGCTGTAAAAATTCTTTATATGGTGGAAGAGCTCCACAGCTGCAAGATCATTCACGGTGACATTAAACCCGATAATTTCATACTCGGAGAAAG GTTTCTGGACAACGATACGTGTGACATCGATGGTCTCTCTCACGGCTTGACGCTCATCGACTTGGGGCAGAGCATAGACATGAAACTCTTTCCCGAAGGAACAGCGTTTACTGCCAAGTGCGAGACCTCTGGATTTCAGTGCATCGAAATGCTGACACAGAAACCGTGGAACTACCAG ACAGACTACTTTGGCATGGCCGCGACGGTGTACTGCATGCTCTTCGGTACCTACATGCAAGTGAAGAACGACAACGGCGTCTGGAAGCCGGAGGGAACCTTCCGAAG GCTTGCCAACGCCGAGCTGTGGAAGGAGTTCTTTGAGAGCCTGCTGAAcatccccagctgccacagCCTGCCTTCCCTGGGCGCCCTGCGCAAGAAGCTCAAGGACTTATTCTGCAAGTCATACGCGAAGGAAGTGAAGTTCCTTCGGAACAGACTCGTCGTGTTGCtcatagaaaacaaacactCGCGGAAATGA